The DNA sequence AACTTTACATAAAATCCCCAAGTTACAAAGTAGGTGTAGTAGAGTTTTAGGCAGTAGCTGCAGGGATGTTGGCTGATACATATATAGGTGTGGATAAGTGTGGCagtgggtaggaggaggatggatagtgATAGATGGGTATAGGCTGTTGATAGTAGTTATACAAGATAATGGATCATTAGGTTGAAAGTATTTGTCCCTCAGGGCTAGACGTGAGACGACCTCTCATATCACTTCGACGTGTTCACCATCAGTAGAATGGTGGTAGAGACTTACTCTGTTAAAGAGAGTGGCCCTATGTGCAACACAAAGTGTCATGTAAAGTAAGGGTAACTTACCAGGTGGGATAGATTATGTGCAACACTTACGTGTTATGTAAAGTAAGGATGACTTAACGGGTGCTATAGATAACCTGAATAGATTCATATACACTTGGTGGGCCTTTGGATGGAGAGAGTCGTCTTCATCCAGTCCCTGTAGTGAAGTAGTAAGCTATGCGAAGACCGCTAAATGGTTCATTTACTTGAGTATGAGCCACTCTGTGGTAGGCGACGATGACTGGGAAATGGAATGGAGATGGAAGACGTGGCACTCGTGTGGGTAGGGATGTATTGCCAGGGTAGTGGTGGCGatgaccgtgagagagagagagagagagagagagagagagagagagagagagagaggatgaacgtGGGTTCTGACTAGActgataggatgatgatgatcatattcAAACCAAAGGTATTCACTGGGTGAGACTTTATCACAGCGTATCATCTGTGGTTATGGAGTATTGTATGATTAGACATATGGGTCGTTATCTCCAATTAGATAATACCATATTTGTCGTCCAGGATAAGGaaagtgtttaccaaatggattgAGCTTCTGTGTAGGTAGAACTAATATATAATGGTAAGGACCTGAAATGCGTCTGGTTTTGACCGTGTGGGTAACCTTTTGTtgatctcttcccccccccccatcagatTGCTGGACGTGGATGTCGACACAGCAAAGACCTCACAGAAGGTGCCACTGCTCATGCGTGGCGGTGCCAACCCCTACAACTTCTACACTGCCCTCAACTCCGTCAAGAACGACCTCATCTGGGGCCCTACCTCCAACGACGAGGAGGAGAGCGAAAGCAACAGCCCGCCGTCTCTCCTCTCCAACAGCGCCCGCTGGTCGGACCCTGCGTCTGTGACCCCCAACACCAACCATGTCAAGGGTCACATGAGGAGGCAGAGCAccctctcctccatctccatcacGTCCTCCACCTCTGATGGGGAGAGTGAAGGCGGCTGCGACATGAGCGAGGGAGGCGACTCTGGCGTGGAGGGCGAGGATGGCAGCGAGATGTCGATGATGGACACCCTCAGGACCCACCTGATTGGGCTTCACACCTGCCTGAACAACCTCACCGACACGGCCACCTACATCACAGATCGTTACCAGGAGGAGGTCAACGCGTAGAGCGCCTCTCATCCTCAGGCACTAGTCACAACTATAGAGTCCCTGTAGGACTCTCAGACGATAGAGGATGGGGTGTGCGTGGTGTCAAAAGACgacgttcatcatcatcatcgtcaccaccacccccctttcctttctttctctcacGTCAGAGGGAGGAGATAATGACCTCCAGTCCTGCGTCAGATGTTGTGAAGGGTGGTAGAATGGCTCCGGCAGGGCGAAGGAAGGCTTCATTCAGCAGTttaacataagtatatatatatatatatatatatatataccctggtggTTGTCGTGGCCTACAACCCCACGAGAGGGGCAGGCCCCCTCTCCTTGTCTGTGATAATGCGTGAGCATACCCTCTATGTTCTGTCCCACGCACAGTGGCGCACATACGAATCCCATATTTCCCACCCTCAGACCCattcaaaaaaagagaaaaaagtcacATGCACAAACCGCCTcattatttcccctccctcccctcccgtcgtATACAATTTGAAGATCCCTGAAGAGTAATGGATGATGCCacccattttatttacctcctgcaaccgactcgtaaaaaaaaaaatttatatccaTTCCCCGGTTCTGGACCAATTATCATAGAAACAAGTTTTGTGATCTGGGAACTATTTATCGTAATCCCTTCAACGAGCGTCCCGTGAAGCAAGCGTGTCTCCTGTTTGTGGGGGTTGGTAAGTTGTGTGTTGTCCGGGGTTTGTGCGCATGTGTATGCGCGCGGCCTCCCGGCGCGCACGGTGTTTTATGCATATTGTATGGGAAAGTGATTATTATGGTAGTGTTAATTATTTTGTATCTTATTGAGTCATATATGAATAAAGTTGTCTTTTTTACATGGTGTTTCATAGACACTTATTCGTCTTTGAAAGTGTGCTCTGCACcgcaaagtgatatatatatatatatatatatatatatatatatatatatatatatatatatatatatatatatatattccaatgagtccactgAGAAATGAAAGAAGTTCCTAAGTAAACTTTcatgtaatcacatcatcaggggaaataagagaaaaaagacatcagttgatatacaacgaagagacgtcctatctatctatatatattatcgcaCGACCAATTGCTatgaaagtcctggtgttacccaggacatttTGAAAGTCATCTATAGGCCAAGGCTGCTGTTGGCCAGTCACAAGGGGAGGTCACTCACTGGAGATCGCCTGGAGAATACTAAAAAGTGTCGGCAGGTGGGgtatgagaagggagagagagagagccagccagccagccagtcaccacaTATCGAAGGCATTGTTTTGTTATTCCTGATGAAGACAAAGTACATCTATTTTTCATCTTAAACCTCGGCACAGTCGCCAATGGCCGCTATGATCACAAATTTGCATATTCAATTGTTGCTGTAACAGTGTATTTGTGGGTGTGATGGGATGGTTAACAAACATGGGTTATGGATACACCCTGGGACttgatggtggttgtggccaCAGACTGTGGAGATTATTTGGACTTGGATTCGATtacaagccaagcactggagcttctgaGGCTATTCAGTGCTCATAATACACATGAAAATATTCTTAGAAATTCATTtcgaatatatctatctatctatctattgtcctcaaacctcttatttccagcacatccaacttcctccgcacaactctatgtatagtccatgcctcgcaaccatataacattgttggaaccactattccttcaaacatacccatttttgctttccaagataacgttctcgacttcgacacatttttcaacgctcccaaaactttcgccccctcccccatcccatgattcactttcgcttccatggtttccatccgttgccaaatccactcccagatatctaaaatacttcacttcctccagtttttctccgttcaaacttaccttgctcttattgacatttactctcagctttcttctttcacacgttacaccaaactcagtcaccagcttctgcagtttctcacccgaatcatccaccagcgctgtatcatcagcgaacaacaactgactcacttcccaagctctctcatccacaacagactgcatatttgcctctctttccaaactcttgcatatcacctccctaacaaccccatccataaacaaattaaacaaccatggagacatcacgcacccctgccgcaaaccatcattcactgagaaccaatcactttcctctcttcctacacgtacatat is a window from the Panulirus ornatus isolate Po-2019 chromosome 3, ASM3632096v1, whole genome shotgun sequence genome containing:
- the LOC139760150 gene encoding mid1-interacting protein 1A isoform X1 translates to MTSQITRKVSVTCNTMLYNSVDNYYNTGSEDNSGVRMTKNDELSDFSSQSILCAMDRFVKAVNNMNETVMVPCRLLDVDVDTAKTSQKVPLLMRGGANPYNFYTALNSVKNDLIWGPTSNDEEESESNSPPSLLSNSARWSDPASVTPNTNHVKGHMRRQSTLSSISITSSTSDGESEGGCDMSEGGDSGVEGEDGSEMSMMDTLRTHLIGLHTCLNNLTDTATYITDRYQEEVNA
- the LOC139760150 gene encoding mid1-interacting protein 1A isoform X2; its protein translation is MFKMPRSTKLNSSYVTQSGVRMTKNDELSDFSSQSILCAMDRFVKAVNNMNETVMVPCRLLDVDVDTAKTSQKVPLLMRGGANPYNFYTALNSVKNDLIWGPTSNDEEESESNSPPSLLSNSARWSDPASVTPNTNHVKGHMRRQSTLSSISITSSTSDGESEGGCDMSEGGDSGVEGEDGSEMSMMDTLRTHLIGLHTCLNNLTDTATYITDRYQEEVNA